The Miscanthus floridulus cultivar M001 chromosome 7, ASM1932011v1, whole genome shotgun sequence genome includes a region encoding these proteins:
- the LOC136462611 gene encoding mevalonate kinase-like: MDPVAGTAGYRGPAEVRARAPGKIILAGEHAVVHGSAAVAAAIDLYTRSSLLLRPTGEGGGADSGAVELYLRDSGLTFSWPCSRLRGALGEEISANPGAPAPCSPDQLAAIARLLEDQEIPEAKIWLSAGLSAFLFLYTSILGCRAGKAVVTSDLPMGAGLGSSAAFCVSMSGALLTAAGAVSVGAHRGAEGWEVLKKGDLELVNQWAFQGEKIIHGKPSGIDNSVSTFGKMIKFKKGELTNLESRNPVKMLITDTRVGRNTKALVAGVSERASRHPDAMASVFHAVNSISEELSSIVELAAEDEIAITSKEDKLAELMEMNQGLLQCMGVSHSSIETVLRTTLKYSLVSKLTGAGGGGCVLTLIPTLSANIVLEKVTTELESHGYRCFKVEVGGRGLQVFRG, from the exons ATGGATCCAGTCGCCGGCACGGCGGGGTATCGGGGACCAGCGGAAGTGCGCGCCCGCGCGCCCGGCAAGATCATCCTCGCGGGCGAGCACGCCGTCGTCCACggctccgccgccgtcgccgccgccatcgaTCTCTACACccgctcctccctcctcctccgcccCACAG GAGAGGGTGGCGGCGCTGACTCCGGCGCGGTGGAGCTGTACCTCAGGGACTCGGGCCTCACCTTCTCGTGGCCGTGCTCGCGCCTCCGCGGGGCGCTAGGGGAGGAGATCAGCGCCAACCCCGGGGCTCCGGCGCCGTGCTCCCCTGACCAGCTGGCCGCCATTGCCAGGCTCTTGGAGGACCAGGAGATCCCTGAGGCCAAGATCTGGCTCTCCGCCGGCCTCTCCGCCTTCCTTTTCCTCTACACCTCCATTCTGGG ATGCAGGGCTGGCAAGGCAGTCGTGACCTCGGACCTGCCCATGGGCGCAGGGCTCGGCTCTTCGGCTGCATTCTGTGTGTCCATGTCGGGGGCGCTATTGACGGCTGCTGGCGCAGTCAGTGTTGGAGCACATAGGGGTGCTGAGGGGTGGGAGGTGTTGAAGAAGGGTGATCTTGAGCTGGTCAACCAGTGGGCGTTCCAAGGGGAAAAGATCATTCATGGCAAGCCTTCTGGCATCGACAATTCTGTCAGCACTTTTG GGAAAATGATCAAATTCAAGAAGGGGGAACTGACAAACCTCGAGTCCAGGAACCCAGTCAAAATGCTTATTACTGATACAAGAGTTGGTAGGAACACAAAGGCCCTGGTTGCTGGTGTGTCTGAAAGAGCATCTAGGCATCCAGATGCTATGGCTTCTGTCTTCCATGCAGTGAACTCTATTAGTGAAGAGCTTTCAAGCATTGTTGAATTAGCAGCCGAGGATGAGATAGCCATCACCTCTAAGGAGGATAAGCTAGCAGAGCTTATGGAGATGAACCAAGGTTTGCTTCAGTGCATGGGAGTCAGCCATTCTTCTATAGAAACTGTGTTGCGAACCACTCTGAAATATAGCCTGGTTTCAAAGCTAACtggagctggtggtggtggctGTGTGTTGACTCTAATACCGACAT TATCGGCCAATATTGTTCTGGAGAAAGTCACCACAGAGCTCGAATCTCATGGTTATCGCTGCTTCAAAGTTGAGGTTGGTGGGCGAGGTCTCCAAGTATTCCGAGGATAA